Proteins encoded together in one Telopea speciosissima isolate NSW1024214 ecotype Mountain lineage chromosome 4, Tspe_v1, whole genome shotgun sequence window:
- the LOC122660532 gene encoding ribosomal RNA processing protein 1 homolog B-like, protein MDSALAGSSLAKQLASCDRKTRDKALRTLKAWLPLQHQVPEDEMKMIWKGLFYCVWHADKRPVQLELINRLASLLVSLDLVVSLHYFEVFLLTMRREWSGIDFLRLDKYYLLFRRFMHNLFLLLKKNSWDIELLNRLMGVSEEKILMANDKFPARGVNYHISEIFLDELRPFLPITREALDVLLSPFFSVMIKSSDTVQLNKIKSCLFGCLLRNGRKLLELRKAGDDVDSTDEAVLFGTIALNLGLSSKFLAMGSSSDCLQGNRKVLFALHEEFLKLEKDLENAGIEIPYFPIIGQEIQAIDVSSGLVKVAAVVANDSADKPLKKKKKAKKASDGNGKEVKKLKKNNNVVPDSMVFKNGPTSVDQNDVVCEANDENSNADAEEKDKDDDIIEDCENSKGSLASDESLVAVNESVISNLQMQFDKVASEVVMGVDGVSSLDSATAMIDHTVSKKRKRSKSIDGQVSHSLGLSSPGVVGGSAVGKSGENSAKKVRFSMKNNLVWKPQSPLPPQSLRLPPSVVPRGSALKKGVPPGPIVEILPIAKKMKLKRSSVKKGRKGKKSVSPAMKRLRKLKSLSI, encoded by the coding sequence ATGGACAGTGCCCTCGCCGGCTCGTCCCTAGCCAAGCAGCTCGCCTCCTGCGATAGAAAAACCAGAGACAAGGCTCTCCGAACCCTAAAAGCATGGCTTCCTTTGCAGCACCAAGTGCCCGAAGACGAGATGAAGATGATCTGGAAAGGCCTCTTCTACTGCGTCTGGCACGCGGACAAGCGGCCCGTACAGCTCGAGCTCATCAATCGTCTCGCTTCGTTGCTCGTAAGTCTCGATCTTGTTGTTTCCTTGCATTACTTTGAGGTTTTCTTGCTCACAATGCGTCGTGAGTGGAGTGGCATCGATTTTCTTAGGTTGGACAAGTATTATCTTTTGTTTCGGAGGTTCATGCACAATTTGTTCCTTCTGTTGAAGAAGAATTCATGGGATATTGAGCTTCTGAATCGTCTCATGGGTGTTTCAGAGGAGAAGATTTTGATGGCTAATGATAAGTTTCCGGCTCGAGGTGTTAATTACCATATCTCAGAGATTTTCTTAGATGAACTCAGGCCTTTTCTTCCAATCACGAGGGAAGCACTAGATGTCTTGTTGAGTCCGTTCTTTTCTGTGATGATAAAATCTTCGGATACGGTTCAATTGAATAAGATTAAATCCTGCTTGTTTGGTTGCTTACTTAGAAATGGAAGGAAGCTTTTGGAGCTCAGAAAAGCAGGGGATGATGTCGATTCCACTGATGAAGCAGTGTTGTTTGGAACGATAGCGTTGAATTTGGGTCTTTCCTCAAAGTTCTTAGCTATGGGTTCTTCTTCAGACTGTCTTCAAGGCAATAGGAAAGTGTTGTTTGCTTTACATGAGGAGTTTCTCAAGTTAGAGAAGGATTTAGAAAATGCAGGGATAGAGATTCCATATTTTCCTATTATTGGGCAGGAAATTCAAGCAATTGATGTTTCCTCAGGGCTGGTTAAGGTGGCTGCTGTAGTTGCTAATGATTCAGCTGATAAgcccttgaagaagaaaaagaaggccaAAAAGGCATCTGATGGAAATGGTAAAGAagttaaaaaacttaaaaagaatAACAATGTTGTTCCTGATTCCATGGTCTTCAAAAATGGACCCACCTCTGTTGACCAGAATGATGTTGTATGTGAAGCTAATGATGAGAATTCAAATGCTGATGCTGAAGAGAAAGATAAGGATGACGACATCATTGAAGATTGTGAGAATTCAAAAGGGAGCCTGGCAAGCGATGAAAGTTTGGTTGCAGTCAATGAATCTGTGATATCAAATCTACAGATGCAGTTTGATAAGGTTGCTTCTGAGGTTGTAATGGGTGTGGATGGTGTAAGCTCACTTGATTCAGCTACAGCAATGATTGATCACACTGtatcaaaaaaaaggaagagatcaAAGAGTATAGATGGCCAGGTTTCTCATTCTTTGGGTTTGAGTAGTCCAGGAGTTGTTGGGGGTAGTGCAGTTGGAAAGAGTGGGGAAAATAGTGCCAAGAAGGTCAGGTTTTCAATGAAAAATAACTTGGTGTGGAAACCACAGAGTCCCTTACCTCCGCAAAGTTTGAGGTTACCACCATCTGTGGTTCCTAGAGGTAGTGCACTTAAAAAAGGGGTTCCTCCAGGTCCCATTGTGGAGATTCTTCCCATAGCAAAAAAGATGAAGCTGAAGAGAAGTTCTGTCAAGAAGGGGCGGAAGGGTAAAAAGAGTGTTTCCCCTGCTATGAAACGTTTAAGGAAGTTGAAATCCCTTTCTATTTGA